In the genome of Kwoniella shandongensis chromosome 6, complete sequence, one region contains:
- a CDS encoding mitochondrial 37S ribosomal protein uS9m yields MAFPSTSSSLRGLRTLSLPLVRGYASVTPYSPPNNDHSNTAPTVRPSRPSSPQFFTGRPTFHESLSALSSIITSTTSTLRSSHIYPLPSSLPHIPPPRASWVSPEELSSLFQVKLKTNTLRQVMELLTELHHLRHISDMAGYPELVSKIDQALEKYEGVGGGSASGGASAARVKEKEEKESQLDEFGRAYASGRKKTSSARVWMIPSPTAKPILEAQTGTGTETAGAISDLPSSEILINHVPITTYFPRPSDRETILRPLRLTGLIGAFNIFAFARGGGLAGQAGAVGLGVARALAILREDTKDILRADGALMRDTRTTERKKTGRAKARKAYTWVKR; encoded by the exons ATGgctttcccttccacctcttcctcgctgcgAGGTCTTCGCACTCTCTCATTACCTCTCGTGAGGGGTTACGCGTCTGTCACTCCTTATTCTCCGCCGAACAACGATCATTCCAACACTGCTCCTACTGTCCGACCATCccgaccttcctctcctcaatTCTTCACTGGTCGACCAACATTCCACGAATCGCTCTCTgccctctcttccatcattACGTCCACCACATCCACTCTCCGATCATCACACATCTATCCTCTGCCTtcgtctctccctcataTCCCCCCACCTCGAGCATCATGGGTTTCGCCCGAAGAATTGTCTTCCCTGTTCCAGGTGAAATTGAAGACCAACACACTCAGACAGGTGATGGAACTCTTGACGGAACTTCATCATCTTAGACATATCTCAGATATGGCCGGTTATCCAGAATTGGTATCCAAGATCGATCAAGCGTTGGAGAAATatgaaggtgtaggaggtgGATCAGCATCTGGTGGTGCGAGTGCTGCCCGagtcaaggagaaagaagagaaggagagtcaATTGGACGAATTTGGACGAGCGTATGCTagtggaagaaagaagacTTCCTCTGCAAGAGTCTGGATGATCCCTTCCCCAACAGCCAAACCCATCCTCGAAGCTCAAACTGGAACCGGAACCGAAACCGCTGGTGCCATTTCCGATTTGCCTAGCTCCGAGATTTTGATCAACCACGTCCCAATCACGACTTATTTCCCTCGACCTTCGGATCGAGAGACTATCCTCCGTCCGCTCAGATTGACAGGCTTGATAGGCGCTTTCAACATCTTTGCGTTTGcacgaggtggaggtttggCAGGCCAGGCTGGAGCCGTCGGTTTGGGCGTGGCGAGGGCGTTGGCGATCTTGAGAGAGGACACGAAGGATATCCTCAGagcgg ACGGCGCTCTTATGCGTGATACCAGGACAACAGAGCGAAAGAAGACGGGTCGCGCAAAGGCTCGAAAagct TACACTTGGGTCAAGCGATAG